A single genomic interval of Corvus cornix cornix isolate S_Up_H32 chromosome 11, ASM73873v5, whole genome shotgun sequence harbors:
- the CIAPIN1 gene encoding anamorsin encodes MGEYGVTPGQRVAVVWDSSSPVEGLKDLVDKVQALVGADNRVSVENVNQLPQSAHRESSFDVILSGMVPGSTAQHSVELLAEVARILKPGGRVLLKEPVVTESGSNGKIKTAAKLLTTLTLSGLVEVKELQKEALSPEEVQSVGEHLGYQGNDLLIVQIEGRKPNFEVGSSSQLKLSFAKTPGPSGKPSVDPAAAKLWTLSANDMNDEEMDLLDSDELLDSEDLKKPDPSSLRAPSCKEMGKKKACKNCTCGLAEELEQEKKSSQPKSACGNCYLGDAFRCASCPYLGMPAFKPGEKILLQENQLHDA; translated from the exons atgggGGAGTATGGAGTCACTCCAGGCCAGCGTGTGGCCGTCGTCTGGGACAGCTCCTCGCCGGTCGAAGGCCTCAAGGATTTGGTGGATAAAGTCCAGGCGCTGGTGGGAGCTGATAATCGTGTCTCTGTGGAAAACGTTAACCAGCTGCCTCAGT CGGCTCACAGGGAGTCCAGTTTTGATGTAATCCTCTCGGGCATGGTACCAGGCAgtacagcacagcacagtgtggAGCTCCTGGCAGAAGTAGCTCGGATACTTAAGCCAGGGGGCCGTGTCCTCCTGAAAGAACCAGTGGTTACAGAATCAG GAAGCAATGGCAAAATCAAGACAGCAGCCAAGCTCCTCACAACTCTGACTCTCTCTGGGTTGGTGGAAGTGAAGGAG CTGCAAAAGGAAGCGCTGAGCCCAGAGGAGGTCCAGTCTGTCGGAGAACATCTGGGTTACCAAGGCAATGACCTTCTCATTGTTCAGATAGAAGGCAGGAAGCCCAATTTCGAAGTGGGATCCTCCAGTCAGCTCAAACTGTCCTTTGCCAAGACACCTGGTCCTTCAG GAAAACCCTCTGTGgacccagctgctgccaagctGTGGACACTGTCTGCCAATGATATGAATGATGAAGAGATG GATCTTTTGGACTCTGATGAGCTGTTGGATTCAGAAGATTTGAAAAAGCCAGATCCATCATCCCTCAGAGCTCCATCCTGCAAAGAAATGGGCAAAAAGAAAGCCTGCAAGAACTG caCATGTGGCCTGGCTGAAGAACTGGAACAGGAGAAGAAGAGCTCACAGCCCAAATCTGCCTGTGGAAAT TGCTACCTGGGGGATGCATTCCgctgtgccagctgcccttACCTGGGGATGCCTGCCTTCAAGCCTGGAGAGAAGATTCTCCTGCAAGAGAACCAGCTGCACGATGCCTAA
- the LOC104691800 gene encoding uncharacterized protein LOC104691800 isoform X3, with the protein MKRSRGESKRNTEPLTCHSCGSGTVSELEEPGTTVQCEICLENLTMQVHRCKLKCLEVKNQTNIVVPGENCMNFTSSNMSTAHTGICMCRVFITRSNSTDTGNSTQAAVLSCGSAESQTDVTEKIWTGLNLLLCILFGFAVGTLLYMPVIGFLLWQCRRNRTGELMSGEVVKGNRVAPVTGTADLTYANLNFRNKGTGSASSNIIYTEIKPSQQKQSGGDGSAASTEVDVSPKEEGE; encoded by the exons ATGAAGAGGTCCAGAGGGGAGAGCAAGAGGAACACAGAACCTCTCACTTGTCATTCCTGTGGATCTG GAACAGTCAGTGAGCTGGAAGAGCCAGGCACCACTGTGCAGTGCGAGATTTGTTTGGAGAATCTCACAATGCAGGTGCATAGGTGCAAACTTAAATGTCTGGAAGTGAAGAATCAAACCAACATTGTGGTTCCAGGAGAAAACTGTATGAATTTCACCAGCTCAAACATGAGTACAGCCCACACAGGGATCTGTATGTGTAGGGTCTTCATCACAAGATCAAACTCGACAGACACTGGAAACAGCACACAAGCAGCAGTTCTCA gctgtggctctgcagaaTCTCAGACCGATGTCACAGAGAAGATCTGGACAG GACTCAACCTCCTCCTGTGCAtcctctttggctttgcagtCGGGACGCTCCTTTACATGCCAGTAATTGGCTTCCTGCTGTGGCAGTGCAGAAGGAACAGAACAG GAGAGCTCATGAGTGGGGAAGTGGTGAAGGGGAATCGG gtGGCCCCAGTGACAGGGACCGCAGACCTGACCTATGCCAACCTGAATTTTAGAAACAAGGGGACAGGATCTGCTTCCTCCAACATCATTTACACTGAGATCAAGCCATCACAACAGAAGCAGAGTGGTGGGgatggcagtgctgccagcacagaggtggATGTCTCCCCCAAGGAAGAGGGCGAATGA
- the LOC104691800 gene encoding uncharacterized protein LOC104691800 isoform X1 — MKRSRGESKRNTEPLTCHSCGSGTVSELEEPGTTVQCEICLENLTMQVHRCKLKCLEVKNQTNIVVPGENCMNFTSSNMSTAHTGICMCRVFITRSNSTDTGNSTQAAVLSCGSAESQTDVTEKIWTGLNLLLCILFGFAVGTLLYMPVIGFLLWQCRRNRTGELMSGEVVKGNRVSMVAPVTGTADLTYANLNFRNKGTGSASSNIIYTEIKPSQQKQSGGDGSAASTEVDVSPKEEGE, encoded by the exons ATGAAGAGGTCCAGAGGGGAGAGCAAGAGGAACACAGAACCTCTCACTTGTCATTCCTGTGGATCTG GAACAGTCAGTGAGCTGGAAGAGCCAGGCACCACTGTGCAGTGCGAGATTTGTTTGGAGAATCTCACAATGCAGGTGCATAGGTGCAAACTTAAATGTCTGGAAGTGAAGAATCAAACCAACATTGTGGTTCCAGGAGAAAACTGTATGAATTTCACCAGCTCAAACATGAGTACAGCCCACACAGGGATCTGTATGTGTAGGGTCTTCATCACAAGATCAAACTCGACAGACACTGGAAACAGCACACAAGCAGCAGTTCTCA gctgtggctctgcagaaTCTCAGACCGATGTCACAGAGAAGATCTGGACAG GACTCAACCTCCTCCTGTGCAtcctctttggctttgcagtCGGGACGCTCCTTTACATGCCAGTAATTGGCTTCCTGCTGTGGCAGTGCAGAAGGAACAGAACAG GAGAGCTCATGAGTGGGGAAGTGGTGAAGGGGAATCGGGTCAGTATG gtGGCCCCAGTGACAGGGACCGCAGACCTGACCTATGCCAACCTGAATTTTAGAAACAAGGGGACAGGATCTGCTTCCTCCAACATCATTTACACTGAGATCAAGCCATCACAACAGAAGCAGAGTGGTGGGgatggcagtgctgccagcacagaggtggATGTCTCCCCCAAGGAAGAGGGCGAATGA
- the LOC104691800 gene encoding uncharacterized protein LOC104691800 isoform X2: MELWLTNTFLPLLLLTWLPVGTVSELEEPGTTVQCEICLENLTMQVHRCKLKCLEVKNQTNIVVPGENCMNFTSSNMSTAHTGICMCRVFITRSNSTDTGNSTQAAVLSCGSAESQTDVTEKIWTGLNLLLCILFGFAVGTLLYMPVIGFLLWQCRRNRTGELMSGEVVKGNRVSMVAPVTGTADLTYANLNFRNKGTGSASSNIIYTEIKPSQQKQSGGDGSAASTEVDVSPKEEGE; the protein is encoded by the exons ATGGAGCTCTGGCTAACCAACACCTTtctgcccctgctgctccttACCTGGCTGCCAGTTG GAACAGTCAGTGAGCTGGAAGAGCCAGGCACCACTGTGCAGTGCGAGATTTGTTTGGAGAATCTCACAATGCAGGTGCATAGGTGCAAACTTAAATGTCTGGAAGTGAAGAATCAAACCAACATTGTGGTTCCAGGAGAAAACTGTATGAATTTCACCAGCTCAAACATGAGTACAGCCCACACAGGGATCTGTATGTGTAGGGTCTTCATCACAAGATCAAACTCGACAGACACTGGAAACAGCACACAAGCAGCAGTTCTCA gctgtggctctgcagaaTCTCAGACCGATGTCACAGAGAAGATCTGGACAG GACTCAACCTCCTCCTGTGCAtcctctttggctttgcagtCGGGACGCTCCTTTACATGCCAGTAATTGGCTTCCTGCTGTGGCAGTGCAGAAGGAACAGAACAG GAGAGCTCATGAGTGGGGAAGTGGTGAAGGGGAATCGGGTCAGTATG gtGGCCCCAGTGACAGGGACCGCAGACCTGACCTATGCCAACCTGAATTTTAGAAACAAGGGGACAGGATCTGCTTCCTCCAACATCATTTACACTGAGATCAAGCCATCACAACAGAAGCAGAGTGGTGGGgatggcagtgctgccagcacagaggtggATGTCTCCCCCAAGGAAGAGGGCGAATGA